In Gossypium arboreum isolate Shixiya-1 chromosome 3, ASM2569848v2, whole genome shotgun sequence, the sequence TTCAAAAATATATAAGTCCATCTTCAAGCATAGATGATCGGTTAGTGATTTTGACATATAAATCTCCTCCAAATTTTTTTTTCAGATCCTAGTAGGTGTTTTCTCATTTAACACATTATACTTAACTATAAGAGTAAAAGCTAACATGATTCTGCTTACAACTTTCCTAACATAACTACCACTCTCTTTCTTTAATCTTGTTAGGCTTTGTTTGATCCAAAGCATCACAAAGGCCTTGTTGTACCAAAAGATCTTATAGTCACATTATAGTAAAGTGAAATTACTTTTCCCATCAAAACATTATGGTATGAACAGCCTAAACAAGAATTCTTGAATAACGAACAATTATGATCAATACATCAAAAAATTTCCATTAATGAAAATGTAAATCCAttggaaaataaaaaatacgcatgttggatgaaatgattgttgTTATCTACTCTAATAATGAATCATTGGTTTAacttaataactaaataaaatagataaaccTTTCTCTTCATCTTAAGTCAATAGATCTTCCCAACTAGAAGATCCCCTATAtggataatgtaacacccctcacccaacCCGATCATCAAGTCCAAGTTACGGAATGTTGCAACAGTTACTGGAATAATTATCATCAGAATATTGAACTTAAATCATTTAAACATTCACATGTCTCATAATTACAATCATTATATGGTGAATAAACTTTTTTCGAAAATTAATCGAATTTATGAAAGCTCGTAAGCTAAACCGAACATGAAATAGGGTCAAATTTTCAGGTTTTCAAAGTTCTTAAAATAAGTATTAACACCCCTGAAAAGGTATTAATACCATTTTTAGTTTCGATGTTTGGAAAATTCATCTTAAAATCAACAAGTATCGAGACGTGAATTATGGTACCGATACTCAAATTCTAATATCGACATCGTTTTgagattttgtttcttttataaaaactGAGCAAAATCCAAGTGTATCGATACCCTGATCTAGAGTATTGATACTTTAATCCAGTATTGATTCCATTTTGGCGTTCTGTGTGTTTGAAAGTTGATTGAAATATTCTAAGTATTGATACCTTCACCAGGGTATCGATGCCTTAAAGCCAAAAATGTCAAAACTCCCACTTTTAGTCCCTTTTCATGCCTAAACCAAAAACATACACATTTGATGCCTTTAAACACATTGTAAACCTGCATTAAACAAATCCAAACATCCATTTATCCAATCAAATGAATCAACCAAGTCTATATGCCACAATTTGGCACCATTCCtcattcaaacataccaatttcatCCAACAACCAATCATACATTCAAGTACATCATTTTAACCATTCAAAACTTGTCATTAAACACTACTCATTTGGCCTCACATATAACCAATTCATGCTACACCACATATATAAGTTTACTATATTGCCAAAACATATCTTAACACATATATGATCATTAGATTCAAACTCAAACATTGATCAAGGTTCAAACTAACCCTTTATCACAAAATTAACACATAAACAACACATGCCATAATACCAAGATTAAACGAATAAAATTCTACCGATTGATAGagggatagtgtgagcttcatGAAATCCAGTTGACAAGTTCCCCAACTGACTATCTACAGAGGAGGGAAAACACTAagtaagcatttcaaatgcttagtaagttcaaatgtATTAAAACGGTAAATTTAcctcaatttttaaaataacatttcaattaaataatttggtAAAGATTACCTAACATGGCAAATCACAATAAGGTGAGTTCAATACCAAAATCCCAATGTTCTTTTCATATTTTTCAGGCTTTCCTTTTTCTTTGCATGTTTTGTTTTGTTAGTGATGATTTAGAAATGTAATGCGGAAGCTCGAGATTGAATTTTAAGTTCTCAAACAATCAACTTGAAGCTtatgacatctttttgcaaccTAAGTAACTTCTTGCAAGAGTAGCTTTTAGACCAAAGTTCTTGAATTCAAATTTGAACATTTTCAACaagaattaaatgatgaaataatgaaaaataaataattgaagaactaaagaaaagaaaaaacagaTGATAGATGGattgatgaaaagaaaaaagaagatgaTTGGTGTTGACGACAAATAGTGGAATAGATAATCAGCCTCCTTTGGTGAACTTACACCAACAAAAAACCATATTAGCCTTTAATCAACCTCTAGTAGACTTGAATTAGACAACCTCTACAATCTTGAAGAATTAAAGCAAAAATTCTAtcaagaaagaaataataaactAATCTTGTAAGAAAATCACCCttagaatattttaataataaaaaaatcaagaaaaatacatattatggtGGCTACCCATGCTTAGCTATTTATAAGCATGTGTCTTACTTGAACCCCAAGTAAATATTGAATCTCCCAAGACTTAGTCAACTATCTTGCAAAGTAAGTTACATAAACTTCTTATTAatctaaaatatttaaaaaaattgaaataaacaaattcaaaaaatataaaacttaataaatacaTTATTAGGCTTATATATGATCAAATTTGAGCATTAAAATTGAACCCaatattatttaaaaactaagtaaagTCTAAAAACTTGTTATTCCCACTTTAATCACGTCCAAACAATTCTGCTAACGTAGTTTTTACTAAAATGATCATATCTTAAGCTTCTGAAGTCAAAATAAGGCAATTCAAAGTGCGTTTCAAAGTTAAGATACTAGTTTTTCATCCATATAAAGACATCTCAACCTATCTAAATCTCATCCAAAAATTCATCGTAAGACAATTGTTTTTTTTAACTTGGAAATTGACAGCTTTGGTGAAATTAATTTAATGAGTTTCAACCCATCCATGAATGCATTAAAATGGTTTTTAGAATCGTACCAATTGCCGAACCAGTCAAGCCACGGTTCGTTGTCCAACTGATTCAACCGTCAATtgagttcaattaaataaattattaaaaaattcataaaattttaaaaagaaaaacaaatatatactaaaaaatataaaacttggTCCAACCAGTTCAGAGTGGTTCATGGTCCAACCAATTCAACCTCTTTATCCTGATATGTATACCAGCGGATTTCAATTCCAGCTGACCAATCTGATTGGATTCCAAGTATGAATTTAAACGGGTCCTCCAGTGTGTACACTCCCCAACTTTCTACTATTTCCTTGGATGCTACAGTATGGAGGGACCATGTAACTCAAATCCAGTGGCTGCCTCTACTTGAGATGGTTTGGTGTCTATCCCCTTCAAGCTCCATCCAAATTTCTGAAGTGGCTATTGGTGTCTTCTTAGGGGGTCCTTGTGATGGTATCGCCTTCCAATGAAAGACGAGCACTGTTGGTTGTCTTGAGAGATGACGTTTTGGCCTTGATGCCTTCTTAGTTTTGGAACTTCCGGAATGAAAGCGATTCTCTTTCAAAAGCCAAGCAATTCTGGGCATATTAAAACCAAACGTCACATAAATAAGATAAGGTTCCACTCAGCTAATTCTGAAATGAAAGCGATTTCTCTTTCAAAAGCCAAGCAATTGGGGACCTCACATGGTTAGAACATGCTGCCCCCAAGTGGTCCCTTAAATGCTTGATATTATTGAACTTGTACCAGCCTTGAGATTTGTGCGATTTAATTAGTCCAGTTTTCTTCTTTTTGTACTAAAAAAGTTCAAAGATTAGTGCGATTAAATTATTGAACTTTCAAAGATGTTATAATTGGTAACTGATTTACATTCAAGTAGATTAAACTTCAAGGGCCAAATATACAACTTGATACAAAATCTCTTCATTTAGGGTtctttttccccccttttttcCCACTAATTTCTCATATTAATTGCTTCCTAAGAAGCTGCAACTAGCAGTGCACCCAACATCCAAAAATTTACAGTTATTTTCCTAACGTTTTACCCAGCTGTGAGTGACTGTATTTGGTAGCCAACATAATTGGCCATAACCACTGCTGGTTGCTGATCCTCCTTGGTTTTCAACAGAAGATTCAAATCTAAACAGCCTCAGAAAAATGCCCCCCATATTTTACAAACTACTAATCTTTGCCACTAAATCAGAGCAGATGTTTGGATAATTTTGTTCATTTTGCTGCTTCAATGAGTTGAGTCTTTCAACCAATATGTCTAAAGCTTCCTTCATCCACCAATGCTGGCACACATCCCTGGCTTCTTTAACATTCATCTGAACACAATCAAAGGAAAAAGCAAATCAATGAAATGAAACTCGGAAGTCATTTTTCAAGTGTTCAATGTAAGAAGTGAAGAACAGTAACAAAAGCTTACCCACGTCCTTTGTCTCAGATTTTGCTCAGGCCAGAAATCAAGTTCTTCTTTCACAAGCAAAGGGAACATATAACCTTCATAAAATGTGCCATGGCTTTTGCTCATGAAGTCCCACTTCCCCAGTTCACACTGttttaaaagtatatataaatattaataagaaTTTCAGTTCGAGAAACGTTGGGATTTTTAAACAATGATTAAGGAACAGTTGAATTAAATAGTAACCTCAACATTGCCTCGAACACCAGCTTCTTCAAGTGACTCTCTTAATGCAGCTTCTTCTCTAGATTCATCAAGCTCCCAACCACCCTGAGAATTAAAACCAAACAGCCCCACAATAATTATTAATGCATGATTTGACAGAGCAAACAAGAGTTTTAATTAACTTTTTTGAAACATTACTGAATCTTTATACCTTGGGAAACATCATTTTTTGACATTTCTGGGAGGAGATCACAAGTACCTCCAAGTCATCAGTCATGGTTCCATCACTGCTAGATTTGTATCTATAGGGAATGCACCTGCAATCGTCGAAATTGAAGAAATGAGTTTTGCCATCATTCATCCCaagaaaaaagattttttttctctctttataCAATAAAATGGAAACAGTCCAAGGCTCCTAGCATGAAATTTCTGACCAAAAATGTCAGGCCCCAGTTCAGAAAAGAACAAAATTTTCAACAGGAGCCCAGAAAAATTAAAGATAAGGGAACAAATAAAATTTCTCAagacgaaaaaaaaaaaaaggatgaagCAAATCAAACTCTCTTCATCATGAAAATCTCACCCAACAACTTGGCGTCGGCCTAGGTTATCGTATCGCTGCAAGTGCCTTCCAGTGCGAGAAACCATGCAAACCATCCTcaaacaaattgaaaaaaaacgATCGAACAAGAACCAAGAATACCCAGAACCAATAAATTGAAAGAAGAAGTAAATAGAACAATTTATGGAAGCAAATAAGCTTAGCCCCTGACGAAATTAACcagatattattatttttcttttgtaaATTATAGAAACAATCCCGGGAGATAGGCTTCTTCAGAGTATAAAGAAACTGATTATCGTAAAATTGGAGTATATTTTCAGGTAAAAAGGCAACAAAAAGAGAAAG encodes:
- the LOC108467680 gene encoding nudix hydrolase 18, mitochondrial-like, translated to MVCMVSRTGRHLQRYDNLGRRQVVGCIPYRYKSSSDGTMTDDLEVLVISSQKCQKMMFPKGGWELDESREEAALRESLEEAGVRGNVECELGKWDFMSKSHGTFYEGYMFPLLVKEELDFWPEQNLRQRTWMNVKEARDVCQHWWMKEALDILVERLNSLKQQNEQNYPNICSDLVAKISSL